A genomic segment from Streptomyces sp. NBC_00459 encodes:
- the nsdA gene encoding transcriptional repressor NsdA: MGGNGGSATTPASADKRPNELLGSWFVRSGWSKGELARQVNRRARQLGANHISTDTSRVRRWLDGENPREPIPRILSELFSERFGCVVSVEDLGLRAARQSPSASGVDLPWTAPQTVALLSEFSRSDLMLARRGFLGTALSLAAGPTLIEPMQRWLVPVPPAPPEEPEHPSAARRAGRLSKPELELLESTTAMFRQWDAQCGGGLRRKAVVGQLHEVTDLLQEPQPESTTRKLFKVAAELAELAGWMSYDVGLQPTAQKYFVLALHAAKEAGDKPLGSYVLSSMSRQMIHLGRPDDALELIHLAQYGSRDCASPRTQAMLYAMEARAYANMGQPGKCKRAVRMAEDTFADVHDWDEPDPDWIRFFSQAELYGENSHSFRDLAYVAGRSPTYASLAEPLMRNAVDLFAKDTDHQRSYALNLIGMATVHLLQREPERAAVLAMEAMEIGKKVRSERVNTRIRKTVDTAVRDFGDLAEVVDLTDQLAIDLPETAEAV, from the coding sequence GTGGGCGGCAACGGCGGAAGCGCGACGACACCGGCCAGCGCCGACAAGCGCCCGAATGAGCTGCTCGGCTCGTGGTTCGTGCGCAGCGGCTGGTCGAAGGGCGAGCTGGCGCGCCAAGTGAACCGCCGGGCACGCCAGTTGGGTGCCAACCACATCTCGACGGACACCTCGCGGGTCCGGCGCTGGCTCGACGGGGAGAACCCGCGCGAGCCGATCCCGCGCATCCTGTCCGAGCTGTTCTCCGAGCGGTTCGGCTGCGTCGTCTCCGTCGAGGATCTCGGACTGCGTGCCGCCCGCCAGTCACCGTCCGCGTCCGGCGTCGACCTGCCCTGGACGGCCCCTCAGACCGTGGCCCTGCTCAGCGAGTTCTCGCGCAGCGACCTGATGCTGGCGCGCCGCGGCTTCCTCGGGACCGCGCTGTCCCTCGCCGCGGGCCCCACCCTCATCGAACCCATGCAGCGCTGGCTCGTCCCGGTGCCTCCCGCCCCGCCCGAGGAGCCCGAGCACCCCTCCGCCGCGCGCCGGGCCGGCCGCCTCTCCAAGCCCGAGCTGGAGCTGCTGGAGTCCACCACCGCGATGTTCCGGCAGTGGGACGCGCAGTGCGGTGGCGGCCTGCGCCGCAAGGCGGTGGTCGGACAACTGCACGAGGTGACGGACCTCCTCCAGGAGCCCCAGCCCGAGTCCACCACCCGCAAGCTGTTCAAGGTCGCCGCCGAGCTGGCCGAACTCGCCGGCTGGATGTCGTACGACGTGGGGCTCCAGCCGACCGCGCAGAAGTACTTCGTCCTGGCCCTGCACGCGGCCAAGGAGGCCGGCGACAAGCCGCTCGGCTCGTACGTCCTGTCGTCCATGAGCCGCCAGATGATCCACCTCGGGCGACCGGACGACGCCCTCGAACTGATCCATCTCGCGCAGTACGGCAGCCGTGACTGCGCGAGCCCCCGCACCCAGGCCATGCTGTATGCGATGGAGGCGCGCGCGTACGCCAATATGGGGCAACCCGGAAAGTGCAAGCGGGCCGTGCGGATGGCCGAGGACACGTTCGCGGACGTACACGATTGGGACGAGCCCGATCCCGACTGGATCCGCTTCTTCTCCCAGGCCGAGCTGTACGGCGAGAACTCCCACTCGTTCCGCGACCTGGCCTATGTCGCCGGCCGCAGCCCCACCTACGCCTCCCTCGCCGAACCCCTGATGCGGAACGCCGTCGACCTGTTCGCGAAGGACACCGATCACCAGCGGTCGTACGCGCTGAACCTGATCGGCATGGCCACGGTCCACCTTCTCCAGCGGGAGCCCGAGCGGGCCGCGGTGCTGGCCATGGAAGCCATGGAAATCGGCAAGAAGGTGCGCTCCGAGCGCGTGAACACTCGTATCCGAAAGACCGTCGACACGGCCGTACGCGACTTCGGGGATCTCGCCGAGGTCGTCGACCTGACCGACCAGCTCGCGATCGATCTGCCCGAGACCGCCGAGGCGGTCTGA
- a CDS encoding bifunctional DNA primase/polymerase produces the protein MGFTIGSSRGIREIRPGTRRRGRSSECTAVAEYTGLWGWDVVAGARAAGGACSCGLTDCPAPGAHPLSFAPRVAAGATLDEVTDIWGQFPGAAVMLPVGRAFDVIEVAEPAGRHALVRLERMGLPLGPVSAAPEGRAHFFVAPGAAAELPELLYRMGWDDAALDLHGLGTGTYLTAPPSDRGGLGPVTWLRPPALDTATKPPAARLLLGTLAYVAHRSRA, from the coding sequence ATGGGCTTCACGATCGGCAGCAGCCGGGGTATCCGCGAGATCCGACCCGGCACGCGTCGCCGCGGCCGGTCGTCCGAGTGCACCGCCGTGGCCGAGTACACCGGCCTCTGGGGCTGGGACGTGGTCGCCGGTGCCCGCGCGGCGGGCGGCGCCTGCTCCTGCGGCCTGACCGACTGCCCCGCACCTGGCGCCCACCCCCTGAGCTTCGCACCCCGGGTCGCGGCCGGCGCCACACTCGACGAAGTCACCGACATCTGGGGCCAGTTCCCCGGCGCCGCGGTCATGCTCCCCGTGGGCCGCGCCTTCGACGTGATCGAGGTCGCCGAGCCGGCCGGCCGCCACGCCCTGGTCCGGCTGGAACGCATGGGCCTCCCCCTCGGCCCGGTCAGCGCCGCCCCCGAGGGCCGCGCCCACTTCTTCGTCGCCCCCGGTGCCGCCGCCGAACTCCCCGAGCTCCTCTACCGCATGGGCTGGGACGACGCGGCCCTCGACCTGCACGGCCTGGGCACCGGTACGTATCTCACGGCACCCCCCTCCGACCGGGGCGGTCTCGGCCCGGTCACCTGGCTCCGCCCACCCGCCCTGGACACGGCGACCAAACCCCCGGCGGCCAGGCTGCTGCTGGGGACGCTGGCCTACGTGGCGCACCGGTCGCGGGCGTAG